In one Acidimicrobium ferrooxidans DSM 10331 genomic region, the following are encoded:
- a CDS encoding ATP-binding protein, whose protein sequence is MRHDDASDPEVTVRQPMGAYGRSATGRRTGGPRVKVRVLGQPRVETSLGSIAVGGQRAKFLVGLAAAGGVLSVEEAATLLWPSVRPPSWRGALRVLVHELRDAFSRVGAPRGLVQRSGPIFVLDTGDGEVDVDLWFARDAARDGRAAWEAGDFVTARARAEDVESILAEGVLPGLDDEAVRDLRGGVTAERIRNLEVLARSAAALGDCSSALETVEGALGLDPTNQPLCQVGLMAAETLGAVARGLALYARLRAALASGLGVSPSPALAASYARLIAAQGGQARGADEPHSLPEAMRSRHRVVGRTTELAHLGVLWGRVERGEGLASVVVGPAGIGKTALLGELGAVVVSRGGRVLYGRESDPPSHELAAIVEALRAYQTRCARVGVPCNLGPLGADLETLLGSGSDNVRLAPRSRRLRLSQAVRGWWAAVGSERPTLVVLDDLHWASATTTAILADLAVDGPPEGVLVVGAARSTGSALPPSIGSLVSWGARTIELGPLALDAVADLLGSTGHDAARVAAEVWLASGGNPERVWELAELVVNPGARGRSGLARLDVDRLSPPARRIVRAAAVLGRATPASVVFDVADTDDVAALQEAQAAGVLGLSQGGSVVLRHDLLREDVLAQAGTDEKVRLHARAAEALAKGGTSSHTLVHHLARAAPVVSPERLAKARLSAAREAASLGAYEDALSALDAWRVERSDGGADDLDALVLRVECLSALGDPRLRDAVVELLERAVVLRRIAAAATAAEIVTAALIPTLVGREDPAITTRLQAALERARRPEHIASLASALALSRVWTASARDRRALARRAVAALDRRGGQGADALALATLTRAHLGSLEAAHPAHRLASARRILALARSTHDIEGVARGHLLAHDALVELGHLDEADLELQAARLCAAALDDQVRWEVEIREAGRRLMAGRLRDAEAAAEQALVTVRAEILREGAAAVYGAQLMMVREAEGRLGELADAVAEFRRVQHEWTVWDAAEARIAVALGDQGRARELLARGVAELEDPVRTDITWLARAVQYAWVAGDVRDVEMAQRLVALLAPYRGTVHWSVCVSLGPVDLLLARLLMLADPRRASTPLERARRLLANDGLAYWRARLADLVS, encoded by the coding sequence ATGCGGCACGACGATGCCAGCGATCCGGAGGTGACCGTGCGTCAGCCCATGGGGGCGTACGGGCGCAGCGCAACAGGGCGACGGACGGGTGGTCCGCGGGTGAAGGTGCGTGTCCTCGGACAGCCGCGCGTAGAGACCAGTCTCGGATCCATCGCGGTCGGAGGTCAGCGGGCCAAGTTCCTCGTCGGGCTCGCAGCCGCAGGAGGCGTCCTCAGCGTCGAGGAGGCCGCGACGCTTCTCTGGCCTTCCGTACGTCCACCGAGCTGGCGCGGCGCGCTGCGCGTCCTCGTCCATGAGCTTCGCGACGCGTTCTCGCGAGTTGGCGCACCACGGGGGCTCGTGCAGCGTTCCGGCCCCATCTTCGTGCTCGATACTGGCGATGGTGAGGTCGACGTCGACCTCTGGTTTGCGAGGGACGCCGCGCGGGATGGACGTGCGGCCTGGGAGGCGGGCGACTTCGTGACGGCACGCGCGCGAGCTGAGGATGTCGAGTCGATCCTCGCCGAGGGTGTGCTGCCTGGGCTCGATGACGAGGCCGTCCGTGACCTGCGCGGTGGCGTCACGGCGGAGCGCATACGGAACCTCGAGGTGCTCGCACGCAGCGCGGCAGCACTCGGCGACTGCTCGAGTGCCCTTGAGACTGTCGAGGGTGCGCTCGGCCTCGACCCCACCAACCAGCCCCTGTGCCAAGTCGGGCTCATGGCCGCGGAGACATTGGGTGCAGTGGCTCGCGGGCTCGCGCTCTACGCCCGTCTACGCGCCGCCCTCGCATCGGGCCTCGGCGTTTCTCCGAGCCCCGCACTCGCCGCAAGCTACGCGCGTCTCATTGCTGCGCAAGGTGGGCAAGCGCGAGGCGCCGACGAGCCCCACTCCCTGCCCGAGGCCATGAGGTCCCGTCACCGTGTCGTTGGTCGGACGACCGAACTCGCTCACCTCGGCGTGTTGTGGGGCAGGGTCGAGCGCGGCGAGGGGCTCGCGTCCGTCGTGGTCGGTCCCGCAGGCATCGGCAAGACAGCCTTGCTCGGCGAGCTCGGTGCGGTCGTCGTGAGTCGAGGAGGCAGGGTGCTCTACGGGCGCGAGTCGGATCCGCCTTCGCATGAGCTCGCGGCGATCGTCGAGGCACTGCGCGCCTATCAGACTCGCTGTGCGCGGGTCGGCGTGCCTTGCAACCTCGGACCGCTCGGAGCGGACCTCGAAACCCTGCTCGGAAGCGGCTCGGACAACGTTCGTCTCGCACCGCGGAGCCGACGCCTTCGACTCTCGCAGGCAGTTCGCGGATGGTGGGCGGCAGTCGGCTCTGAGCGCCCGACGCTGGTCGTCTTGGACGATCTCCACTGGGCCTCGGCGACGACGACAGCCATCCTGGCCGATCTCGCCGTCGATGGCCCCCCTGAGGGTGTTCTCGTCGTTGGCGCCGCACGCTCGACGGGATCGGCGCTGCCACCGAGCATCGGGTCATTGGTCTCGTGGGGCGCTCGGACCATCGAACTCGGACCACTGGCGCTCGACGCCGTCGCCGACCTCCTCGGCTCGACCGGACATGACGCCGCACGAGTCGCTGCGGAAGTCTGGCTCGCGAGCGGGGGCAATCCCGAGAGAGTGTGGGAACTCGCTGAGCTCGTCGTGAATCCCGGAGCCCGAGGTCGCAGCGGTCTCGCGCGCCTCGACGTCGATCGCCTCTCCCCACCCGCACGACGGATCGTCCGAGCTGCGGCCGTGCTCGGTCGCGCAACGCCCGCGTCCGTCGTGTTCGACGTTGCCGACACTGACGATGTCGCCGCGCTGCAGGAGGCGCAGGCTGCGGGCGTCCTCGGCCTCTCGCAGGGGGGTTCCGTCGTGCTACGACACGACCTCCTCCGTGAGGACGTCCTCGCGCAGGCAGGGACCGATGAGAAGGTCCGCTTGCACGCCCGAGCGGCCGAGGCGCTTGCCAAGGGAGGTACGTCGTCGCACACCCTCGTCCACCACCTCGCTCGAGCGGCCCCCGTAGTGTCGCCCGAGCGACTCGCCAAGGCCCGTCTCTCGGCGGCGCGCGAAGCCGCCAGCCTCGGCGCGTACGAGGATGCACTCAGTGCACTCGACGCTTGGCGGGTGGAGCGGTCGGACGGTGGAGCCGATGACCTGGATGCCCTCGTGCTGCGAGTGGAGTGCTTGAGTGCCCTCGGCGATCCACGGCTCCGAGACGCCGTGGTCGAGCTCTTGGAGCGTGCCGTGGTTCTGCGTCGGATCGCTGCGGCAGCGACGGCTGCCGAGATCGTCACCGCGGCGCTCATCCCGACCCTCGTGGGTCGAGAGGATCCCGCCATCACCACGCGGTTGCAGGCCGCTCTCGAGCGAGCCCGTCGACCGGAGCACATCGCCTCCTTGGCGTCTGCGCTTGCCCTGTCGCGGGTCTGGACGGCGTCGGCCAGGGATCGGCGAGCGCTGGCGAGGCGTGCGGTCGCGGCCCTCGACCGTCGCGGCGGCCAGGGTGCCGACGCCCTCGCACTGGCGACCTTGACGCGAGCGCACCTCGGCAGCCTCGAGGCAGCCCACCCAGCCCATCGCCTCGCCAGCGCTCGCCGCATCCTCGCGCTTGCGAGGTCGACTCATGACATCGAGGGCGTTGCTCGCGGCCATCTACTGGCGCACGACGCGCTGGTGGAGCTCGGTCATCTCGACGAGGCCGACCTCGAACTCCAGGCTGCCCGGCTGTGCGCCGCAGCTCTCGACGACCAGGTGCGCTGGGAGGTGGAGATCCGTGAGGCAGGACGTCGGCTCATGGCGGGGAGGCTTCGCGATGCCGAGGCAGCCGCTGAGCAGGCGCTGGTCACGGTCCGGGCCGAGATTCTCCGCGAAGGCGCTGCGGCGGTCTACGGGGCCCAGCTGATGATGGTGCGCGAGGCCGAGGGACGGCTTGGCGAGCTCGCGGACGCCGTCGCAGAGTTTCGTCGGGTCCAGCACGAGTGGACGGTGTGGGACGCTGCCGAGGCGAGAATCGCGGTCGCGCTCGGTGATCAAGGCCGTGCGCGCGAGCTCCTCGCGCGCGGTGTCGCCGAGCTCGAGGATCCTGTGCGCACCGACATCACGTGGCTCGCGCGTGCCGTGCAGTACGCGTGGGTCGCTGGCGACGTCCGCGACGTCGAGATGGCGCAGCGCTTGGTGGCACTCCTTGCGCCCTACCGAGGGACGGTGCACTGGTCGGTGTGCGTCAGCCTCGGTCCGGTCGACCTACTCCTCGCACGGCTGTTGATGCTGGCCGACCCGCGACGTGCCTCGACACCGCTCGAGCGTGCGCGTCGGCTCCTCGCCAACGATGGGCTCGCATACTGGCGCGCACGGCTTGCCGACCTGGTGAGCTGA
- a CDS encoding class D sortase yields the protein MVAVLERAGLGQHRGRRFVTRHPRSRRRFAVASLGFVLAGLGTAGIVWPVTWLQHAEARGTVSIRRVVRSECDAVPAGAIGVLAIPSVGVVAPVAQGLAQATLAWAVGHDPSTPLPGELGVSVLAAHDVSYFASNATLRRGAAVLYAQGCRTYVFTVADRLVLHPGQLIPPPGPRGLALDSCWPSDALFLTPDRLIVTARLVAITRGDRLTLASTGVTPSLPAGVPQPPNLFASGWLGGTLTILGAASVRWRDSRAPMAWEAEALASLSAARVGLAQDARWTSLVVAAGTVRTGLLLAPYTSGTPVSVREVVLGDRVLSVAVTVTLGGNPLTVTEVPSAGTLRIVSVDPV from the coding sequence ATGGTCGCGGTGCTGGAACGTGCGGGACTGGGGCAGCATCGAGGGCGTCGATTCGTCACGCGTCACCCGAGGTCGCGACGGCGGTTCGCTGTGGCGAGCCTCGGCTTTGTGCTCGCGGGGCTTGGCACCGCAGGCATCGTGTGGCCGGTGACGTGGCTGCAGCACGCCGAGGCGCGCGGGACGGTGTCGATTCGACGCGTCGTGCGGTCTGAGTGTGACGCCGTACCAGCGGGAGCGATCGGCGTGTTGGCCATCCCTTCCGTAGGCGTCGTTGCGCCGGTTGCCCAAGGACTGGCCCAAGCGACCCTCGCGTGGGCGGTCGGCCATGATCCCTCCACACCGTTGCCAGGTGAACTGGGCGTCTCGGTGCTGGCAGCTCACGACGTGAGCTACTTCGCGTCGAACGCAACGTTGCGGAGGGGGGCCGCCGTGCTCTACGCACAGGGTTGCCGGACCTACGTCTTTACCGTTGCAGATCGCTTGGTTCTGCACCCTGGCCAACTCATTCCGCCGCCAGGTCCGCGTGGGCTCGCCCTCGACAGTTGTTGGCCGAGCGACGCACTGTTCCTGACCCCTGATCGGCTCATCGTCACGGCGCGGTTGGTGGCGATCACCCGGGGCGATCGACTCACGCTGGCGAGCACAGGCGTGACGCCAAGCCTCCCAGCCGGTGTCCCCCAGCCCCCGAACCTCTTCGCCTCGGGGTGGCTTGGCGGGACGCTCACCATCCTGGGCGCAGCGTCAGTAAGGTGGCGAGACAGTCGTGCTCCCATGGCGTGGGAGGCCGAGGCATTGGCCAGCTTGTCAGCCGCCCGGGTGGGCCTCGCGCAGGACGCGCGCTGGACTTCCCTCGTCGTCGCGGCCGGGACCGTGCGCACGGGGCTCCTTCTGGCTCCGTATACGTCCGGGACACCAGTGAGCGTACGTGAGGTCGTCCTAGGGGATCGCGTTCTCTCCGTCGCCGTCACGGTTACCTTGGGCGGCAACCCGCTGACCGTGACCGAGGTTCCGAGCGCGGGCACGCTCCGCATCGTCTCGGTCGATCCCGTCTAA
- a CDS encoding patatin-like phospholipase family protein produces MRDEQHELTAFVFAGGGGRGACHVGMLRALFEAGVRPDLVVGASVGALNGVIVAADPTSRSVERLESIWQSLRAARLFPATKLVTLLRYATRRASVFPAEPLMTFIAAHVPVVDLADTTVPMELVLADPRTGEARWERQGPAVALLYGSAAIPGVLPPLVHDGREWVDGGVLHDTPVARAADLGATRIVVLLTGTLADPLPVHERPLEALVRSITLTKRAQLATELAWARERAEVIVLECPAANALDALDFSQTSTLIESGYRTAVRTLAASLEGTPAREAAR; encoded by the coding sequence ATGCGAGACGAGCAGCACGAGCTCACGGCGTTCGTCTTTGCCGGAGGCGGTGGAAGGGGCGCATGCCACGTCGGCATGCTACGAGCCTTGTTCGAAGCAGGGGTGAGACCCGATCTCGTCGTTGGCGCATCGGTCGGCGCCCTGAACGGCGTGATCGTTGCAGCCGACCCGACGTCGCGCAGTGTCGAGCGCCTCGAGAGCATCTGGCAGTCGCTGAGAGCCGCGCGCCTGTTCCCGGCGACCAAGCTCGTGACACTCCTCCGGTACGCGACGCGCCGGGCGAGCGTCTTCCCCGCCGAACCGCTCATGACCTTTATCGCAGCCCACGTGCCGGTCGTCGACCTCGCCGATACCACGGTGCCGATGGAACTCGTCTTGGCTGACCCGCGCACCGGCGAAGCACGATGGGAGCGTCAAGGTCCCGCCGTCGCCCTGCTCTACGGCAGTGCCGCGATCCCTGGCGTCCTGCCGCCACTCGTTCACGATGGACGCGAATGGGTCGACGGTGGTGTCCTCCACGACACCCCGGTCGCAAGGGCCGCCGATCTCGGTGCGACGCGCATCGTCGTGCTCCTGACGGGCACGCTCGCCGATCCGCTCCCTGTCCACGAGCGCCCTCTCGAGGCCCTGGTGCGCTCGATCACGCTCACCAAGCGAGCACAGCTCGCCACTGAGCTCGCGTGGGCACGAGAACGTGCCGAGGTGATCGTGCTGGAGTGCCCGGCCGCCAACGCCCTCGATGCCCTCGACTTCTCTCAGACATCGACGCTCATCGAGTCGGGCTATCGGACGGCGGTGCGGACCCTCGCCGCCTCACTGGAAGGCACGCCCGCACGAGAAGCCGCACGCTGA
- a CDS encoding MarR family winged helix-turn-helix transcriptional regulator encodes MASSPDSDASRTLDELLFRLGQSLRRLRVSSGEHATFTYAIGAGFWQLVAIAHHGEIRVSDLATQLNLDISTVSRQLKALAHRGLIEKVADAEDARVAKVRLTPSGKQVLEELRARRHAVLERALQNWGPDRREMLLALLADLVRELDVASSCANCGSDDERTKGPQTAKDTPTS; translated from the coding sequence ATGGCGTCATCCCCCGACTCCGATGCCTCGCGCACGCTCGACGAACTGCTCTTCCGACTGGGGCAGTCACTGCGTCGACTTCGCGTGAGCTCGGGCGAGCATGCCACGTTTACCTACGCCATCGGAGCCGGTTTCTGGCAGCTCGTCGCCATCGCCCACCACGGCGAGATCCGAGTCAGCGACCTCGCCACCCAACTCAACCTCGACATCTCCACCGTCTCACGCCAGCTCAAGGCCCTCGCGCATCGTGGCCTCATCGAGAAGGTCGCTGACGCCGAGGACGCACGTGTCGCCAAGGTACGCCTCACGCCGAGCGGTAAGCAGGTCCTCGAAGAGCTCCGCGCTCGGCGCCATGCAGTTCTGGAGCGCGCGCTGCAGAACTGGGGACCGGATCGTCGCGAGATGCTGCTTGCCCTCCTCGCGGACCTCGTCCGCGAGCTCGACGTCGCGTCCTCGTGTGCGAACTGCGGCAGCGACGACGAGCGGACCAAGGGCCCACAGACTGCGAAAGACACGCCGACGTCCTGA
- a CDS encoding pyridoxal phosphate-dependent decarboxylase family protein, whose amino-acid sequence MHRLDDELRSLQASIVRYAMERIALQPPPLDGPKSADELRALYGANVTEDGIGGEEALRRFVEGYAPATLSSDHPRFLAFVPVAPTKAAVLFDMIVSASSISGTSWLEGAGAVYLENEALRWLADLIGFPETAGGTFLSGGSLANLSGLHAARQAAKERLGGVRPDRYRILASTEAHSSIRTAADVMDLEVVEVEVNDPGRLRGEDLVRTWAKLTDAERNSVVAVVATAGTTNAGLVDALDEVADFAEVNGLWMHVDAAYGGAALASHLRERFRGIERAGSVVIDPHKWLFAPFDAAAIVYRDPNVARRALTQEAAYLDEINRAPDWNPSSYGYHLSRRVRGLPFWFSLATHGTRRYREAIEASITLAHESAHEIERRPYLELAIEPELSVVVFRRLGWDAEAYERWSRQALVDGVGFVLPTAYRGEKLLRFCFVNPLTTLDDVRAILDTLAIDPRPW is encoded by the coding sequence GTGCACCGACTCGATGATGAACTCCGGTCGCTCCAAGCGTCGATCGTTCGCTACGCCATGGAACGCATTGCTCTCCAGCCACCACCGCTCGACGGGCCGAAGAGCGCCGACGAACTGCGCGCGCTCTACGGCGCGAACGTCACCGAGGACGGTATCGGCGGCGAAGAGGCCTTGCGCCGCTTCGTCGAGGGCTACGCGCCGGCCACCCTCAGCTCGGATCACCCTCGGTTCTTGGCGTTCGTCCCGGTCGCTCCGACCAAGGCAGCGGTGCTCTTCGACATGATCGTCTCGGCCTCGAGCATCTCCGGGACCTCGTGGCTCGAGGGCGCTGGCGCGGTGTACCTCGAGAACGAGGCGCTGCGCTGGCTCGCCGACCTCATCGGGTTCCCCGAGACGGCTGGTGGGACGTTCCTGTCGGGAGGTTCGCTCGCGAACCTTTCCGGTCTTCACGCAGCGCGTCAGGCGGCCAAGGAGCGCCTCGGCGGTGTGCGGCCCGATCGCTACCGCATTCTTGCCTCGACCGAGGCGCACTCGTCGATTCGCACGGCAGCTGACGTCATGGATCTCGAGGTCGTCGAGGTCGAGGTCAACGATCCGGGACGGTTGCGCGGTGAGGACCTCGTACGGACGTGGGCAAAGCTGACCGATGCCGAGCGCAACTCGGTGGTCGCTGTCGTGGCAACGGCCGGCACGACGAACGCGGGCCTCGTCGATGCACTTGACGAGGTCGCCGACTTTGCCGAGGTCAACGGGCTCTGGATGCACGTCGACGCTGCCTACGGTGGTGCTGCGCTCGCGTCCCATCTTCGCGAGCGCTTTCGTGGCATCGAACGTGCAGGCTCCGTCGTGATCGACCCGCACAAGTGGCTGTTCGCTCCGTTCGATGCTGCGGCCATCGTCTACCGTGACCCGAACGTTGCTCGGCGGGCCCTGACGCAAGAGGCCGCCTACCTCGACGAGATCAATCGTGCGCCCGACTGGAACCCGTCGAGCTACGGCTATCACCTCTCGCGGCGAGTTCGAGGTCTGCCATTCTGGTTCTCGCTCGCGACGCACGGCACGCGCCGTTATCGCGAGGCCATCGAAGCGTCGATCACGCTTGCCCACGAGAGCGCCCACGAGATCGAGCGACGTCCCTACCTCGAGCTCGCGATCGAGCCCGAACTGAGCGTCGTGGTGTTTCGACGCCTGGGATGGGATGCCGAAGCGTACGAGCGATGGTCGCGGCAGGCGCTGGTCGACGGGGTGGGCTTCGTCCTCCCCACGGCCTATCGAGGGGAGAAGCTGTTGCGCTTCTGCTTCGTCAATCCACTGACCACCCTCGACGACGTACGGGCCATCCTCGACACGCTCGCGATCGACCCTCGGCCCTGGTGA
- a CDS encoding HIT domain-containing protein, protein MSCPLCGAAASALRRSTLAAVVADRYPVAAGHLLVLPLRHCGRLVDLDDEERADLWALVHDTLDAPPPVVGEADGWTVGVNDGAAAGQVIDHVHVHLIPRRAGDVSDPRGGVRWVLGAKAPWWDDVGVDDASRHR, encoded by the coding sequence GTGAGCTGTCCGTTGTGCGGCGCGGCGGCGAGTGCGCTCCGCCGTTCGACCCTCGCCGCGGTCGTCGCGGATCGCTATCCGGTCGCAGCGGGCCACCTCTTGGTGCTGCCGCTGCGTCACTGTGGCCGGCTCGTCGATCTCGACGACGAGGAGCGAGCGGATCTCTGGGCGTTGGTGCACGACACGCTCGATGCTCCACCGCCGGTCGTTGGTGAGGCAGATGGCTGGACCGTCGGTGTGAATGATGGAGCGGCGGCAGGCCAGGTCATCGATCACGTCCATGTCCACCTCATTCCGAGGCGAGCTGGCGACGTCAGCGACCCGCGCGGTGGCGTGCGCTGGGTCCTTGGGGCGAAGGCGCCGTGGTGGGACGACGTCGGAGTCGACGACGCCTCGCGTCACCGTTGA
- a CDS encoding NAD(P)/FAD-dependent oxidoreductase, whose translation MAEAKGLHHKVVIIGGGSAGITVAARLRRAGETDVAIIEPSENHYYQPLWTVVGGGLAKASETVRSEASVMPRGVKWIRDRVVTIDPENQVVSTESDIPVHYDYLVVCPGIQLNWDRVPGLTEAVGHDGVSSNYTFDLAPRTWDFIQRTRSGTAVFTMPSGPIKCAGAPQKIAYLAADYWRIEGVLDKIHVILVLPGPTMFGVPVWAKELEKVVARYGIDVRFQSEMVEIDGTKREVVISDNKEGTKETISYDFLHAVPPQSAPDWLKATPLSDGTPGGCVEVNKETLQHVRYPNVFALGDAGNTPNAKTGAAVRKQAPVVVANLKAVMAGRTPEAHYDGYGSCPLVTARNRMLLAEFDYTGNPHPTVPLIDTTKEHYSMWLLKRYGLPALYWHGMLKGIA comes from the coding sequence ATGGCCGAAGCGAAGGGGCTCCACCACAAGGTGGTCATCATCGGCGGAGGTTCCGCGGGCATCACGGTGGCGGCACGCCTCCGACGAGCAGGCGAGACCGACGTCGCGATCATCGAGCCATCGGAGAATCACTACTACCAGCCACTGTGGACCGTCGTGGGGGGAGGGCTCGCCAAGGCGAGTGAGACCGTGCGCTCCGAGGCCTCGGTCATGCCGCGTGGCGTGAAGTGGATCCGTGACCGGGTGGTCACCATCGATCCGGAGAACCAGGTCGTGAGCACCGAGAGCGACATTCCCGTCCACTACGACTACCTGGTCGTGTGCCCGGGTATTCAGCTCAATTGGGATCGAGTGCCCGGACTCACCGAGGCGGTAGGCCACGACGGGGTCTCGAGCAACTACACGTTCGATCTCGCGCCACGCACCTGGGACTTCATCCAGCGGACCCGCTCGGGCACGGCGGTCTTCACCATGCCCTCGGGACCGATCAAGTGTGCCGGCGCGCCTCAGAAGATTGCCTACCTCGCGGCGGACTACTGGCGGATCGAGGGCGTGCTCGACAAGATCCACGTCATCCTCGTGCTCCCTGGACCGACGATGTTCGGCGTGCCGGTGTGGGCGAAGGAGCTCGAGAAGGTCGTTGCGCGCTACGGCATCGATGTTCGGTTCCAATCGGAGATGGTGGAGATCGACGGCACCAAGCGCGAGGTCGTCATCTCCGACAACAAGGAGGGCACCAAGGAGACCATCTCCTACGACTTCCTCCATGCCGTACCGCCGCAGAGCGCTCCTGACTGGTTGAAGGCGACGCCTCTGTCCGACGGGACGCCAGGCGGCTGCGTCGAGGTCAACAAGGAGACGCTGCAGCACGTGCGCTATCCCAACGTGTTCGCCCTCGGCGACGCCGGCAACACGCCCAACGCCAAGACCGGTGCCGCCGTACGCAAGCAGGCACCCGTCGTGGTCGCGAACCTAAAGGCAGTGATGGCAGGGCGCACACCCGAAGCGCACTACGACGGTTACGGGTCGTGCCCGCTCGTGACCGCTCGCAACCGCATGCTGCTCGCCGAGTTCGACTACACCGGCAATCCGCACCCGACCGTGCCGCTGATCGACACGACGAAGGAGCACTACTCAATGTGGTTGCTCAAGCGCTACGGACTGCCCGCGCTCTACTGGCACGGGATGCTCAAGGGCATCGCCTAG
- a CDS encoding CoA-binding protein, with amino-acid sequence MIVIGAEQPIDVLRSVHTIAMVGASSNPWRASHHVMAELLDLGYEVLPVNPRETMVHDLPAYPTLEAAAAEHSIDLVDVFRRPEACPAVARAAVGVGARALWLQLGIVSDEAAAIAREGGLIVVMDDCPSRYVTRLRADRRPEST; translated from the coding sequence ATGATCGTGATCGGCGCCGAGCAGCCCATCGACGTCCTCCGCTCGGTCCACACCATCGCCATGGTCGGAGCGTCCTCGAACCCGTGGCGGGCTTCCCACCACGTCATGGCGGAGCTCCTCGACCTCGGCTACGAGGTGCTGCCGGTGAACCCTCGCGAAACCATGGTGCACGACCTGCCCGCCTACCCCACGCTCGAGGCTGCTGCCGCGGAGCACTCGATCGACCTCGTCGACGTCTTCCGCCGCCCGGAGGCGTGCCCCGCGGTGGCTCGCGCCGCCGTCGGTGTCGGCGCTCGAGCACTGTGGCTCCAGCTCGGGATCGTCTCGGACGAGGCTGCCGCCATCGCGCGCGAGGGCGGTCTCATCGTCGTCATGGACGACTGCCCGTCGCGCTACGTCACCAGGCTCCGAGCCGACCGCAGACCTGAATCGACGTGA
- a CDS encoding 2-hydroxyacid dehydrogenase, with protein sequence MQIVVPTALTELITRIPDAPIVTWDPGDPIDDRLAMTTFFVPAYAAGGAALEPLPRMRHLEVLQLLTAGVDRVVGQIGEGVTLCNARGVHDDATAELAVALLLAATRGLSEFALAQHEGRWERRVMPSLAGARVAIIGYGAIGRAIEARLAPFGVEIVRVARTPRFNPDVLAFDEFAPILPTLAGIVVVVPLTDATRHLIDAALLARLPDGAVVVNVARGPVVDTEALVAELASGRLRAGLDVTDPEPLPPFHPLWHLPNVVLTPHVGGDVAGLETRASALVERNVRRYMAGLPLLNVVRGEY encoded by the coding sequence ATGCAGATCGTGGTCCCGACAGCCCTCACCGAACTGATCACACGCATCCCAGACGCACCGATCGTGACGTGGGATCCAGGGGACCCGATCGATGATCGATTGGCCATGACGACCTTCTTCGTGCCGGCCTACGCTGCCGGCGGCGCCGCCCTCGAGCCGCTCCCGCGTATGCGTCACCTCGAAGTCCTCCAACTCCTGACAGCTGGCGTGGATCGTGTCGTCGGGCAGATCGGCGAAGGCGTCACGCTCTGCAATGCCCGCGGCGTGCACGATGACGCGACTGCAGAGTTGGCGGTGGCGCTCCTCCTCGCCGCGACGCGTGGCTTGTCCGAGTTCGCCCTGGCCCAACACGAGGGGCGGTGGGAGCGTCGTGTCATGCCAAGCCTCGCGGGTGCGCGCGTCGCCATCATCGGCTACGGCGCGATTGGCCGCGCCATCGAGGCTCGCCTCGCGCCGTTCGGCGTCGAGATCGTCCGAGTGGCTCGTACACCCCGGTTCAACCCTGACGTCCTCGCCTTCGACGAATTTGCCCCGATTCTTCCCACGCTCGCCGGCATCGTCGTCGTGGTTCCCCTCACCGATGCAACCAGGCACCTCATCGACGCAGCACTCCTTGCCAGGCTCCCCGACGGCGCGGTCGTCGTTAACGTCGCCCGAGGCCCAGTCGTCGACACAGAAGCGTTGGTCGCCGAGCTCGCGAGCGGTCGGCTCCGGGCCGGTCTCGACGTCACCGACCCCGAACCGCTGCCGCCTTTCCATCCGCTGTGGCACCTACCGAACGTCGTGCTCACCCCGCACGTCGGAGGAGACGTCGCCGGCCTCGAGACGCGCGCGTCGGCGCTCGTCGAGCGCAACGTCCGCCGCTACATGGCCGGACTTCCCCTGCTCAACGTCGTGAGGGGAGAGTACTGA